The genomic DNA aaataataatatgcatgtgtTAGAGCCCTTTTGTACCGTTTCTCCTTGGGGTGAGAAAACTGACCTTTTATATAAAGCCTGCGTGCCTAAGGGAGAAACTCTATGCCCATTTGAATAGAACACATCACAACTGCAAACATTTATTAAACCAGAACTCACGGAGTAACCGTCGCCATACTGGAAACTGGATgatgccctctcctctccagtgggaCTCATGGGCTTGGGGTCGGACATGGATCTCTGCATGGCCTTAGGTCCCTTGGGGCTGCCGGTTGGAGAAACTTTGGTCGGATCAGTACTCCCTCTTATTCTCTGTGGGCTTGTATCACCCAATGATTTCTCATAGGACACAAACTCAAGGGATTTGCTCGGGGATATGCAGGGAGATATGGGAGAGTAGAGAACATTGGGGGATTTGGGCGGGGCCTGAAGTGAGGAGGGGTCAGCTCTGAGGTGGCCAGACTGTTCTATCTCCAAGGGCGTGGGCCGTCTCTTGTCTTCCCAATGTGGACTTTCCGAGTCGGAGAGCTCCATCCTGGCGTCCATTCTTACATTCCCCGCAgagtctgtctgtatggagaTCTCAGAGTGAGCCTGAATGGACATATCGGAAGTCTGTCCGCCTCTGTCCCCCCTTGACGTGCGAGGCCTGCTACGTCTGGCCCGAGCAGGCTCCCACTCCTCCTGGTCCTCATCGTCCGTCTGCACGCAGCTGTCTACGCTCTTCTTGGCCGTgcttctcttcttcctccccgCCGTGTAGGCTTTATCGACAACACTGTCCTCGTCATCCGTCTGACACCCACTATCCATGATTTTCCGGGCCAGCTCGGTGCCGTCCGGCCCCAGGACGACTGCCTCCTGCTGGCCGTGCCCCAGCAACACCTCCCCCGGGTACATCTTCCGGAACTTCTGCTCCTCCAGTTGTGCCCGGAGCTGCTCCTGGAGCCTCTGGATCTgctctagctgctgctgctgctgggcatAGGTTTCCTTTTGCATCATGAGGTGGGCCTGGCGCTCATCCTCCTGCTGGCACAGGATGGCCTGCTTCATGGACTGCAGCTCTTCCAGCTCCTTCTGCACCAGCATCTGTTCCTGCTCGCGGAAGCGCTGGATCTCCTGACGCTCCCACTCCAGTTCTTCAGCCAACCGCTGCTGTTTGAACTTCTCCATCTCCAGAATCTCACGCTGCATCTGGTACTGGCCCTCCCCTGGCACACAGGGCGAGGACAGGGCCTCCAGCGAGGCGGCGATAGCCTCCAGGGACGCGTCCGTGTACGAGTCCAGCCTTTCCAGGGCCAGGGTGACCGTTTTGGTGGTGAGGGCCGTGGAGGTGGATATGCCATCTTTAGCGAGCTCCAGGTTGAGGGGGACGTCCCCTTGATCATCTGCAGAGGTGGTGGAGATGAAGCTGTTGGACCGAGTCATGGGCTGGTTCTGGAGAGTGGACAGGGATGGCATGGTGTCGCTGGTGTGCATGCCCGCCGACAGGGAGTTGTAAGTGGTGCTAAATATGGACCCAGGTTGTGTGGTGATGGCATAGGGCGATGGGACTGGTACTGAGACTGAAGAGTACACCACCCCATTGGAGGATCTCAGGACACTGCTCGTGCCAAAGTGTGTCCCAACAGCTCCATTGACTCTGGCTTGGGAATATGGGGGGATTATCATTCCTGAATATAACCCTGAGCCTTTGGTGGAGAAGTCCAAAGCTACACCTGTTGGGGAAAATACATCTATTGAGTCCACAAAAACAGGTAGCCTTAGTGGTGAAACATCAGACAGAAAACCATGCTCCATCGAAAGCAATGCTCCATCGAAAGCCATGCtccattaaaataaataaaaaagcaacaacaaaaatggaAAAACCTCCAGTCTTGCCAGATCATGGATGATGTAAAGTCAAAGCAAACAGCATGCAAGCACATGCATCGGTGTACCAAAAAATGATCATAAAGGTAGAATGAAAAAAAAGGTAAAATGTCCATGCAAACAACTCATGAAAAAAAAGAAGTGAACGAAACAACAAAATACACTAAAATGCCACAGGATCAGCCATGAATAAGCAGAGGCATCTCAAAGTGACATTTCAGCGAGAGGTCGGTGATGTCACTGCACAAACCTGCATCAGATGTCTTGGAGGATGTCAGGTCTACTGCACCCTCTGTGGTGCCATGGAAATTGTAACTGTTCTTGCTCTTATAGAGAAAAAGCCCGGCCTCAGCCAGATTGGTGTCGGACATGGAGGGTTTGATGCAACCGAAGCCCCTCATGTTGTAGGGTGAGCGGTCGTATTGGTAGTGGTCGTCTCGGTAGCCGAAGCGGTCTTCGGGCAATGGCGTAGTGGGCTGCTGGGTGGTGCAGCTACCTGTAAATGGCAGCTTGTAGACAACATCACAGCAGACGGCTCTTCTCCCAGCCGTCAGGTCCACGGGTTTCCCATCCTCTTCTATGATCACAGCCGTGACCACTTCTGCGGAGGAAGCGTCGACCGAAACCACGGTGTTGAAGGGTTTGGCTGTGCTAAGGTCCACTGCACCTGCTACTGTCGGCATCCCGCTGCTCAGACCATTAGCCACACACCCTGGGGCAGGGGTAGGGGCGATAGTGACAGGTGTCTGGAATGTCCCTAAGCCTGTACCAGGTCCTACAGAAAGGTTAATCGGGATCTCAGCATTGTTGCTGGTTGTGGGCTGTGCATCTATGGGCCGATAGATGATCTGACAAACAGGCTCGAAGGCTTTGTTTGTGGTTGTAAGCTGAAGGGGCAGAGAAGGGACTTGGGATATGTTGGTATTTTCGTAACTTTGTATGGTGGCAGCACATGTAACTATGGTGATGCTGTCAGTCACTATGGAAACACTGGTCGACTCAGTGCTGAGATTGACCACTGGGGACTGCACTGCACTTGTCTGACGACTGTTGATGTCTGTGGCCAAGGACTGGCGTCTAACATCTGACGAAGACAGATCCACCACTTTCATGGCCGATTCTGAATTCACCTTCATGGTACGAAGGTCTACTACCTCCCCTGGCTGGTAGCCCTGTGGACTCTGTGTCTGTTGTGGTTTAGGTTTCTCCAGTGAGATTGGAACACCGTTCGCTCTTGGGGCTGGAGGTGGGGGCGGCGACCTTTCGTGTCGGACAGACACCATGGTTCTTTGAACTTCTGTCGTCACAAACTGAGTGACCTGCCCTAACCTGACCTCTGGGGGTGGAGCGGATGCTGAAATAGCCTCAATGACATGACAGGAGCTTGACACAACTTTCTCTGGCCCACATATCTCTTGACTTTCCATGGACTCAGTGATGCGAGTGAATGCCAGGGGCACCCTATTTGTGTGTGGTGGAGGTGGCTGTGGTTGTTTCTggggttgaggatgtggttgataCTGTGTTTGAGGTTGAGGTGGAGGTTGGGCATGTCTTGAAGGAGATGCTGGACCTGGACTGGATGGGGCCTGGGTGGTGATCCCTTCCACTGGAGAGCTGGGCTGGGATGGCAGAGTTATAACCACATAAGTTTCGTGTCGATTGCCGTATCGCGGAGAAGTGGGGGATGGGTGACCCGAGGAGTGACCCGAGGAATGACCTGAGAAGTGACCTGGCCTGCTTTCAGCTGTGGGGCTCAGATTCAGGGCTATATCAGCATGGCCTGTGTGGAGGGCAGTGGGTCTTGGACATTGGATGTGGGCAGGAGAGCCATGCTGAGAGACAGGTTTTGGAGCAAGGGGTGGTTTGATGTTTTCCCCTGGCCTGTGGCTGTACCCCATTCCAGCAGGGATGGCTGGCTTTGGAGGAACCGGTGGGGGGACATGAGGCTGTCTTACCGGCGACCCTTGGGCTGTTGTCATGGCAACATGCTCTGACCTGATTATAGCCTGAGATGGCAGCGGAACAGGGGGTTTCCTGGGGTAAACCGATGGCTTTGGCATGGTGGGAGGGGGCAGTGGAGGGGGTTCAGGAATGTCTGCTTTTTCCTGAGACAGAGCCCTGTGCAGGATGGCTGGTTTGGGGGGTACTGGTGGGGTGGTTGACACTACACTGGGGACAGTGGGGGTGTACTGAGGGAGGGTGGGTAAGGGCGATACACTGGCAACAGCAGGGGCTGAGGACTTCATACTAGACAAGTCCATGACATCCTGTTGGGTTATGTCCAGAGGCTGGTCAGCCTGGGAAGTTTCAATGTGGGTCTGTGGTTGGTCTGAAGTTGTTGATGAGGGGACCTTGCAAGCAACTGATTTGGACTCAGTTTCTGCAGCAGCTGTTAAGGGTGTCTGATCAGCTTTAGGAATGTCTGATGAAGTCTTTGGCTTATCTTGACTTTTGGTCTCAGTGGCCTCTTCATCAGCGTCCTCCTCCCCTGAGGAGCACTGTGTAACCCTCAGGTCTGGTATGGGACGCAGAGCCCTTCTGGATTCAGTGCCTTCGAACTCACCACCAGGGGCCGCCCCAGATATATCAGGACCTTGCTGTGTCGGGCTAGTCCCAGGAGTCAGAACTTTCTTCATGAGTTCCTCATACGCAGCCTCAGCATCGAGCAGTGGTTTCCCATCCTTGCCTATAGTAACTGTAACACTCGTGGAGCTGGTTGGCTCAGTGGGTTGCAATACGATCTCTGGTGTGGGTCTTTCTGACACGGACTGTGCTTTTTTCAGTTCCTGCTCCAGCTGCATGAATTCTTTCTTCTTCTCCATCATGTCTTCGTAAACCTCATCTGGAGATCTCAGTATTTTGGGCTGAGCTGGCACTGAGATTTTCTCAGACTTCTGCTGCTGGACTTTCTTTCCATTTTCATCAACAAGGGACTCATAGGCATAATCTTCTATCAGCATCCCACCATAGAGGGACTCTTTCCCCGGAGGGATGTCCACCTTTTCCTTTGTGGGTGTTCTAGCCTTTAGCATGATCTCTTCGTAGGCTTCGTCTGCAGTTTTCAGGGCTCGTTTTTCAGGGCTTTTATTAGCACCTTGATCAGCTGTTGGAGAGTAGAGAGAAACAGATGTAGGAAGTTGGTATACTTTCTGTACTGCTGCAATCTTTGCAGCATTGATCTCAACTCCCTCTGGTTCTGACTCGATGCTGGGAGAGAAATCGGATAAAGATGATCGCCTGAACTCCTCCATCTCTGCCTCTTGCCTCAGCTCTTCTGTCGGGGAGGCATCTTCAATGGGAGAGAGGTTGCTGGGCGGCGTTTTGGGACGCTCCCGCCTCCTCTGAGCTCTGATCTCCTCTTTGTCCTTCTTCGACTTCTTCCCAGAGCCTTTCTGCTTCTCCTGTTCTCTTagcagctcctcctcctctcgtaACTCCTCTTCCTCAGAAGAGTCTTCGATGGTGGGTAGACCTTGGCCTTGTTGTCTATGCTTCGCTTTCCTGTGCTGTTTCCCCTCGCCACTGTGCATGCGGCTGGGACTACTGCTGTCACTGTCCTCATCCAAAGAGGACAGGGATGTAGGCGATGTCCCAGGGGTGAAGCTGGATGCGTGCAGGCTGGAGGACCCATCGCCCCTGGAGCGATCATCAGGGGAGTTGGTGAGGCTTTCCATCTCAAGTTCTCCATCATCTGACGTACCCGGTATGCGCACAGGGGTGGTAGTCGTGTTGAGCTCGATGGTTCTGAATTGGCGTACTGCCACGACTCTATCTGCCGAAGGCTGTTCCCCTTCCTGAGAGTCTGAGACTTTGGGTTCCGATCCCTCTTTCCATGCCTTGTCAGGTTTATCCAGTGAGAGTTTCCGCTCATCTTCGTCCTCAGGGCTGATGGTGTTCTTCTTGAGGAGCCGCCTGCCTTTTGCCATTGcacttctctccttcccctcccctttcTCCTGCTCCATTCGTTTCCTGTCATGATCTCGGATCTTTCGCCGGATGAGGTTTTCTTCGTCGGACGGCGAAGCATCCTCGTTCTCACTCATCTCCATGATCTGTTTACGAATGAAGTCTTCGTCATCCCCTGACATGGGACTATCTTTCCCTAAGCTCTCACTGCTGTCCTCCAACGAGTCACCCCTGATGTCTGTTGGCACCAGCAGCTTTTTCTTTGCTGAGGCGTCCTTCTTCTCTGAGAGTTCTGGGTCATCCTCTGTGCTGGGAGATTCAGGTGAGAGGGGTAGCACCTCAAGTTTGCGTCTGGTCTTGAGTGAGTCGGTCAGTTTGTCCGAATTGTCCTTTGGTTGTGTAGCCTGGGCCTCTAGTATGGGAAGGACAGTGCTCTCCAGCTTAGCAAGGTCTGAGGGGCTGGTGGGACTGCTATCCTTGGCGACTGTGTTTTTTTCTCCAGGGTCTTTCAGCGTTGCCTGTaaattaaaataataaaacaCAATTATTGTATAATAAATATGTAGATGATAATCATCCATAATTGATCATAAACATTACATTATTTGGAACATTTAAAATGGATATATGAAGATGTATAAAGGGAAGATATTTTTTTTACAACTAATGTCTGTAGATTATTTTACATAACTAAAAGGTCTGTAGAAACATTTGTGAAAAGAGCCCTTCTGACTTGAATCATCTAATTCTCAGCCACTACTGTTGCTACATACTACAGTCACCTCTCCAACTGCATCCACTTCAGCCTCTATTATCCCTTGAATTTCAGGCATTGACTTCTCTTCATTCAGGGGTTTGTCTTCGTCCTGTTTACCAACTACAGGGACTAGGGTGTCAGGTTCTACTACAGGGGCTGGGGCTATAGACACATTTCTAGATACAGTTTCAGATGTTTTAGTCTGCTCTGGTGTTGTTTTGTCTTCTACGCTGCCCTCTCTGTCACTCACAGCTTTCACCTCTGATACTGAAATAGGTTCCTGCTTTTCACTAACTACAGGTGGTGACACaaccactttctctttctctggctGAATGCTCTCAGACACAGAGTCTGTCTTTGGAGTTTGCTCAGATTCATCTTCTTTGGATAATTCTTTCTCTTGCACTGCTTTCTCATCACACACAGTAGGAGTTGGCTCCCTACTCTCAGCTATAGACACCTCTTGTTTATTTTCAGCTATGCTGCCAGCTTCTTCTCCTTCCTGTGTGGGTTTCTCCTCAGAAACGTTCTCAGGGGCTTGTGGCTCACTAGCAGCAGATGATAGTGACGATGCCTCTATAGCTTGTTCTAAGTGCTCTGTTTTGACCTTTTCTTGCTCTTTAGCTTCAGAAGCTGGGGGAGTAGACTCATCCTGGGCTTTTTCAGCCTTATTATCGGCTGTTGGCTCTGGTTCAACCTTGGTATCCACAGATGTCAGATTTTCCTCCTCCGGACCTACACGTTCTGCTCCAGCCTCAGTTTCATCTGTGTTTTTTTCTACTACTGGTGCTGGAGCTTCTACAGCCTCCTGAGGTGGGATCTGATCAACTTTAGCTGATTGTGGTTCAGGTTCTGGGAGCTGTTCAGGGACTTTTTTCTCAAAAGGGGATGGTGAAACTGACTCCTCGGATTTGACTTCTGGGCTGGGTTCAACCACTGTTTCTGACTCTGTCCTTTCGGCATCTCTCTCAGGGCTAACGTTTTCTGGTTCAGCAGCAGGAGGTGCAAGAGAAGCCTCTGGTACTTTCTTTACTCCTGCCTCACTTTCTACAGGCTTCTCCTCAACTTGGGCTGGCGGAATTGGCTCTGCCTCCTTCTCTACAGACTTCTCCTCAACTTTGGCTGGCGGTATTGGCTCTGCCCCCTTCTCTACAGGCTTCTCCTCAACTTGGGCTGGCGGAATTGGCTCTGCCTCCTTCTCTACAGGCTTCTCCTCAACTTGGGCTGGCTGAATTGGCTCTGCCTCCTTCTCTACAGGCTTCTCCTCAACTTGGGCTGGCTGAATTGGCTCTGCCTCCTTCTCCTCAACTTGGGCTGCCTGAATTGCCTCTGCCTCCTTCTCTACAAGCTTCTCCTCAACTTGGGCTGGCGGAATTGGCTCTGCCTCCTTCTCTACAGGCTTCTCCTCAACTTGGGCTGGCTGAATTGGCTCTGCCTTCTTCTCCTCAACTTGGGCTGGCTGAATTGGCTCTGCCTCCTTCTCTACAGGCTTCTCCTCAACTTGGGCTGGCTGAATTGGCTCTGCCTCCTTCTCTACAGGCATCTCCTCAACTTGGGCTGGCTGAATTGGCTCTGCCTCCTTCTCTACAGGCTTCTCCTCAACTTGGGCTGGCTGAATTGGCTCTGCCTCCTTCTCTATAGGCTTCTCCTCAACTTGGGCTGGCGGAATTGGCTCTGCCTCCTTCTCTATAGGCTTCTCCTCAACTTGGGCTGGCGAAATTGCCTCTGCCTCCTTCTCTACAGGCTTCTCCTCAAATTGGGCTGGCAGAATTGGATCTGCCTCCTTCTCTACAGGCTTCTCCTCAAATTGGGCTGGCAGAATTGGGTCTGCCTCCTTCTCTACAGGCTTCTCCTCAACTTTATCAGTaaatagaggaggagatgtgGCTACAGACTCAACTGCCTCAGTTTGTGGAACAGTCTCTACCTCTTTAGGCTGTTCACTCTCAGCAACTACAGGGGGAGTTTCTTCTACCGCAGGGGGCACCTCCTCTTTTTGTGAAGGCACAGGCTCTAGCTCTGCTGGTTTGGGAGATGTACAATCCTCTACCGGCTCATTAGGGGCTTCGGGAGCTGAGGCCGAATTCTCTACAATCTTAACTGGTGGAGCAGGAGCCACCTTTGGCATCTTAGTCTCCACAGCCGTCTCCACAGCTGAACTCTCTGCTACTGGACCTGTATGTACTGAAGACACCTCAGTTGGAGGCTGTTCAACAGTAGTTGCTTGAGGCTCTGGCCCTTTAGGTTTCTCCTCCTGCTCGGTGACTGCAGGAGGTGTAGGAGCTGTCTCCTCAGCTTTAGGTGGATGGCTAGGTTCTTCCTCAATCACCACTGCTTTCCCTTCCTCCTCAGTGACTACAGGAGCTGGCGGTACAGGCTCTGGTGATTGGTCAGGTTGGACAGTAGTTTCCTGTGTGACCGTTTCAGGTGTTGGAATCACCTCTGGCTCTACCGGCTTAGCTTCCTCTTCAAGAACCTTCTCTAGGATGGGCTCCTCTTTCTCACTACCTGCAGAGAGAGACGGTGAGATCTGCTCTGCTGTAGACTCACTCTGCACTGTATCTGGGCTTGGAGTTGGCTCGGGTGCAGCCTCAACAGGCTTTTCTGACTCATTCTCTACAGGGGGGGCAATGACAGGCTCCTCTACAACTGCAGGCTGGAAATCTGATTCTGCCTGAGTAGTGTCGGGTGGTGACTGTTCTTCTGTAACTTTCTCTGGCATACTCTCTGGATGATTCACTACCGGGGCCTCGACAGCACTCTCTGCTACACTCTCTGGCACAGGCTCATCCAGTATAGTCTCAGATATAGCTTCCATCGCTTCAGCCTGCTCTGGGTCTTTCTCCACTGCTGAGGCTTCGACAGCACTCTCCACTACACTCTCTGTCACAGGCTCATCCAGTATAGTCTCAGATATAGCTTCTATCGCTTCAGCCTGCTCAGGGTCTTTCTCCACTGCTGAGGCTTCGACAGCACTCTCCACTACACTCTCTGGCACAGGCTCATCCAGTATAGTCTCAGATATAGCTTCCATCGTTTCAGCCTGCTCTGGGTCTTTCTCCTCTGGGACACTATCAGAGGGAGGGGTGGCATGCTCAGGTGGGATGGGTGTGGTGTCTGTGTTTGCAGACGCAGCGTCTGGTGTTTGGGGCGGGGTGCGTTCTGTTACTACCTTGGACATGGAAAGCGTCTGGGTGTCTTcctttgctgctgctgctgcctctgccTGA from Salmo salar chromosome ssa07, Ssal_v3.1, whole genome shotgun sequence includes the following:
- the LOC106597326 gene encoding protein piccolo isoform X3 → MFGSSFLSGANPLNAVSSMTSQVSSGMSSMSSEVTSMGSGVNMPSFGLFDKEEKPGEKPQGGPPGPGSKGPQQGGPRPPGPGQGPRPPGQQGPRPPGQQGPRPTGQGPPGQQGPRTPGPGQGPRPPGQQGPRPPGQGPPGQQGPRPPGQGPPGQQGPRPPVSGQGPPGQQGPRPPVSGQGPPGQQGPRPPGQGPPGQQGPRPPGPGQGPPGQQGPPGPGAQPSGPAKAGGPPGPQGPGKPPGGGLCPLCKSTQLNVGSKEPPNYSNCTMCKNQVCSLCGFSPPDSEGKEWLCLNCQMQRAMGGMDDPPMMGKGSAPPSPSRKDPGKDGKKPNLLIKQQSISDRGLTPPTTPKQKSPGPSSPKGSPQPSPAKSKQESSFFGGLGGISLGGLTDVAKPPAAASQAAESITGTMFSGFGGFTGSAKPDRAKAAAGPQKTAESVTGKMFSGFGGFTETAKPPAAASQMFGFGSSILSSATNLMTTDSVDSVDEKAGSPADSPAGSPAGSPPDSPFSAPGSPPSSPPDSPFSAPGSPPDSDSPDTPPAFKKAPKRAVSLLKDQKSIEAEPPAEPLKAGEPPTPAPGSGAQENCPLCKVELNVGSADTPNYSNCTECKKSVCNLCGFNPTPHLGEKEWLCLNCQTQRALSGQLGDIPPPPSPVKKQLPTATPTPPASPAKVPASPAAAAAASPLTRSPSVTQAEAAAAAKEDTQTLSMSKVVTERTPPQTPDAASANTDTTPIPPEHATPPSDSVPEEKDPEQAETMEAISETILDEPVPESVVESAVEASAVEKDPEQAEAIEAISETILDEPVTESVVESAVEASAVEKDPEQAEAMEAISETILDEPVPESVAESAVEAPVVNHPESMPEKVTEEQSPPDTTQAESDFQPAVVEEPVIAPPVENESEKPVEAAPEPTPSPDTVQSESTAEQISPSLSAGSEKEEPILEKVLEEEAKPVEPEVIPTPETVTQETTVQPDQSPEPVPPAPVVTEEEGKAVVIEEEPSHPPKAEETAPTPPAVTEQEEKPKGPEPQATTVEQPPTEVSSVHTGPVAESSAVETAVETKMPKVAPAPPVKIVENSASAPEAPNEPVEDCTSPKPAELEPVPSQKEEVPPAVEETPPVVAESEQPKEVETVPQTEAVESVATSPPLFTDKVEEKPVEKEADPILPAQFEEKPVEKEADPILPAQFEEKPVEKEAEAISPAQVEEKPIEKEAEPIPPAQVEEKPIEKEAEPIQPAQVEEKPVEKEAEPIQPAQVEEMPVEKEAEPIQPAQVEEKPVEKEAEPIQPAQVEEKKAEPIQPAQVEEKPVEKEAEPIPPAQVEEKLVEKEAEAIQAAQVEEKEAEPIQPAQVEEKPVEKEAEPIQPAQVEEKPVEKEAEPIPPAQVEEKPVEKGAEPIPPAKVEEKSVEKEAEPIPPAQVEEKPVESEAGVKKVPEASLAPPAAEPENVSPERDAERTESETVVEPSPEVKSEESVSPSPFEKKVPEQLPEPEPQSAKVDQIPPQEAVEAPAPVVEKNTDETEAGAERVGPEEENLTSVDTKVEPEPTADNKAEKAQDESTPPASEAKEQEKVKTEHLEQAIEASSLSSAASEPQAPENVSEEKPTQEGEEAGSIAENKQEVSIAESREPTPTVCDEKAVQEKELSKEDESEQTPKTDSVSESIQPEKEKVVVSPPVVSEKQEPISVSEVKAVSDREGSVEDKTTPEQTKTSETVSRNVSIAPAPVVEPDTLVPVVGKQDEDKPLNEEKSMPEIQGIIEAEVDAVGEATLKDPGEKNTVAKDSSPTSPSDLAKLESTVLPILEAQATQPKDNSDKLTDSLKTRRKLEVLPLSPESPSTEDDPELSEKKDASAKKKLLVPTDIRGDSLEDSSESLGKDSPMSGDDEDFIRKQIMEMSENEDASPSDEENLIRRKIRDHDRKRMEQEKGEGKERSAMAKGRRLLKKNTISPEDEDERKLSLDKPDKAWKEGSEPKVSDSQEGEQPSADRVVAVRQFRTIELNTTTTPVRIPGTSDDGELEMESLTNSPDDRSRGDGSSSLHASSFTPGTSPTSLSSLDEDSDSSSPSRMHSGEGKQHRKAKHRQQGQGLPTIEDSSEEEELREEEELLREQEKQKGSGKKSKKDKEEIRAQRRRERPKTPPSNLSPIEDASPTEELRQEAEMEEFRRSSLSDFSPSIESEPEGVEINAAKIAAVQKVYQLPTSVSLYSPTADQGANKSPEKRALKTADEAYEEIMLKARTPTKEKVDIPPGKESLYGGMLIEDYAYESLVDENGKKVQQQKSEKISVPAQPKILRSPDEVYEDMMEKKKEFMQLEQELKKAQSVSERPTPEIVLQPTEPTSSTSVTVTIGKDGKPLLDAEAAYEELMKKVLTPGTSPTQQGPDISGAAPGGEFEGTESRRALRPIPDLRVTQCSSGEEDADEEATETKSQDKPKTSSDIPKADQTPLTAAAETESKSVACKVPSSTTSDQPQTHIETSQADQPLDITQQDVMDLSSMKSSAPAVASVSPLPTLPQYTPTVPSVVSTTPPVPPKPAILHRALSQEKADIPEPPPLPPPTMPKPSVYPRKPPVPLPSQAIIRSEHVAMTTAQGSPVRQPHVPPPVPPKPAIPAGMGYSHRPGENIKPPLAPKPVSQHGSPAHIQCPRPTALHTGHADIALNLSPTAESRPGHFSGHSSGHSSGHPSPTSPRYGNRHETYVVITLPSQPSSPVEGITTQAPSSPGPASPSRHAQPPPQPQTQYQPHPQPQKQPQPPPPHTNRVPLAFTRITESMESQEICGPEKVVSSSCHVIEAISASAPPPEVRLGQVTQFVTTEVQRTMVSVRHERSPPPPPAPRANGVPISLEKPKPQQTQSPQGYQPGEVVDLRTMKVNSESAMKVVDLSSSDVRRQSLATDINSRQTSAVQSPVVNLSTESTSVSIVTDSITIVTCAATIQSYENTNISQVPSLPLQLTTTNKAFEPVCQIIYRPIDAQPTTSNNAEIPINLSVGPGTGLGTFQTPVTIAPTPAPGCVANGLSSGMPTVAGAVDLSTAKPFNTVVSVDASSAEVVTAVIIEEDGKPVDLTAGRRAVCCDVVYKLPFTGSCTTQQPTTPLPEDRFGYRDDHYQYDRSPYNMRGFGCIKPSMSDTNLAEAGLFLYKSKNSYNFHGTTEGAVDLTSSKTSDAGVALDFSTKGSGLYSGMIIPPYSQARVNGAVGTHFGTSSVLRSSNGVVYSSVSVPVPSPYAITTQPGSIFSTTYNSLSAGMHTSDTMPSLSTLQNQPMTRSNSFISTTSADDQGDVPLNLELAKDGISTSTALTTKTVTLALERLDSYTDASLEAIAASLEALSSPCVPGEGQYQMQREILEMEKFKQQRLAEELEWERQEIQRFREQEQMLVQKELEELQSMKQAILCQQEDERQAHLMMQKETYAQQQQQLEQIQRLQEQLRAQLEEQKFRKMYPGEVLLGHGQQEAVVLGPDGTELARKIMDSGCQTDDEDSVVDKAYTAGRKKRSTAKKSVDSCVQTDDEDQEEWEPARARRSRPRTSRGDRGGQTSDMSIQAHSEISIQTDSAGNVRMDARMELSDSESPHWEDKRRPTPLEIEQSGHLRADPSSLQAPPKSPNVLYSPISPCISPSKSLEFVSYEKSLGDTSPQRIRGSTDPTKVSPTGSPKGPKAMQRSMSDPKPMSPTGEERASSSFQYGDGYSGKSSSGSTPTGTGKKVKRTLPNPPSEEEATAAGQTAYSTGSARRRMCRNTNMARAKILQDIDRELDMVERESSKLRHKQAELDEEEKEIDAKLRYLEMGINRRKDALLKEREKRERAYLQSVAEDRDYMSDSEVSNIRETRSGRGSGEDEEIGSHGLERPRTAPQSELDDFVPPQTTHEAQYGTYSQYQYPLSQTLYQQQSLYQSPQSYQSQSIYSSVPSLSSSQQQSYHQMLLLQQKAARQAALIQELDASSKYEVISRQPDPVSSAYMGGVRYDKYGNHLDLRALEVGGSMAGSPMSNVSADSFYGDVEHHHHTPRSYVLLEDAAELAKSSTSLASSSYAQAEKELAKAERLLRRSAADLTSTDYLGSSSRLHSGYGKTPDDEDSMDDPYELKLLKQQLKQEFRRSTGGTESLDPLTGLSHNYYGTPSSGVSSSQSYSQRHYPKTEKYSISRLTLEKQAAKQLPASMLYQKHKAPLTDPKVSKYSSMQDGRSLETDYTSYLGSSNVSASPRSSRLLQDEITFGLRKNIAEQQKYLGSTLGANLAGSLNFGQSLALDSTSYPSGSRSRPSSRPNSVYGLDLSLKRDLSSSSLRLKGDGEAASDSYQMPSGRAKPTSLPIVQGGRGRIPIVAQNSEEESPLSPVGQPMGMARASAGPLPPISADSRDQFGSCLSLQDSQQQQHLREEPTRGRGYVLMDDLQGTMSDCEAYHLQREATDWFDKPREGRPENGQGPDRRQGKVVYYPFPHTRVKLQRDPKDRSVSGNGLGIRVVGGKEVPGTNGDIGAYVAKVLPGGVAQQTGKILEGMQVLEWNGLPLTGKTYEEVQGLVVQQCGEAELCVRLDLNMLADSEGSQHLDLPDQNKPGDRPPRSPGVDPKQLAAELQKVSQQQAPPPTTATSSSSTVGGEKGPHSAVSGAASATSSAIQSPGQPGSPSVSKKRHSSKSADAVKTQSHPVTGEIQLQINYDKQLGNLIVHVLQARNLAPRDNNGYSDPFVKVYLLPGRGQVMVVQNASAENKRRSKQAGQSLNPEWNQTVIYKNIHLEQLRKKLLEVSVWDYDKCSSNDFLGEVLMDLSNTANMDNVPRWLPLKEQSEGEHHRRSLSAQGRQHSPKPPSQHASPKTPAHGNQDSPKPPSQHASPKTPAHGNQDSPKSSVIKSRSHGIFPDPAKDTQVPTIEKSHSSPGTSKPSPSEGHSQHTPRAAPRAAPRKSARQHQQDGDGGVAVATGEAPASQQQHRLQPTRPGRSGDAQVTAASLDSGLSGSAYSLLEDEGGTNAVDSAIFQVPRFGKIPNGTDVMMSPMSNMDSEGKTQVMGEIKIALRKELKTEGDQLVLEILQCRNITYKFKSPDHLPDLYVKLYVVNIATQKRIIKKKTRVCRHDREPSFNETFRFCMNPTGHSLQLFLVSNGGKFIKKTLIGEAYIWLDKVDVRKRVVSWHKLLASSAQIHS